DNA sequence from the Ochotona princeps isolate mOchPri1 chromosome 5, mOchPri1.hap1, whole genome shotgun sequence genome:
tcccccattttctcgatgtcttcctcagtgaactctgaggttagcaaagggttttgctcctttgcagggaagtcttaagtaatattcattgtgcctctgtctcttcttttgattttggtcattgtacttctggttagcagagtgttctctccttggggcagatttctaaccTCTGTCACCCagaggtctacagttcaattttacttatcgCAGTtagcacatggctctttgtttgcagtcagttgtgccactccctccaacgagttccaggtctgggttcttatgttagatttccaccatggtctccatagccccagctcctggctcaccagcctccccttcctgtgataccatgctgaggctgcactgttgactgtacaacctttcttccactttcagttggagcaggtcctaggattaaggagacaccaggagtcctatttaGCTAAATTGTTGTTTttggtgatcttgctggaacctgttggccattaggtgtgagggccacatggacctattttcaCCCATACAATGTtgtagtcagtattattttcctgtgagaccagtgcaatgcatggaactcagcaagttctCACCGAGCTCAGTGCTCTCCCCACAGTCTCAAAACCCTTGCTTTGGTGCATGATGCAAcattactagagttcttaatctgctggccatcaggtttgATGGCTGCCCGGACTTGTCTTaaatggaacctgtaggatgccatgttattgcagttcactgagccagaaatgggttcactcccagctcagtgcatacgCAGTCCTGCCCCATTACCCTTGCCTGCTTAAATAAGATGACGCCCGATTCAGCtgtaggaggcagactgggctatgaaatcctcCCTGTTCTCACGCGGCTTGTTTGGgacctgctgctttgtctctgctactggtcaagtcaaacagatgagcaggatgggcagttctttgtctgggttcacctctggatcCCCCAATAAATGTCACTTCCCACTTTGttcctggtggagttctggctgccagtggagttcagatcaccatttgcCGAATGCTGcaggggtatcagtcactgcaacaccacaccattgtgtctgtcagtctccggcaacccctctgctgtttctctgttctcttctatttcctggaatgtgccctgtcTGCTTCACATTGGTTAATATTtctatctgtttaaatgtgtccttagcctattctaccatcttgattcctcCAGATAAATGGTTTTTTAATATATGGGTTTATTTGGGAGACGGACCTTTATTCCCTGATTTGCTTCATAGTGGCCAGGGTTCATCCAGCTGCAGCTGAGGCCCAGGAGCTTAATCcatatcacccacatgggaggtaggaacacagttatttgagccatcactgctgcccccgAAGGTCTACAGTAGTAGTAAGCTCAAATGAAGAGTGGagctagggcccagcatggtaacctagtggctaaagtcctcacctggcctgcaccctgatcccatgtgggcactgggtctaatctggtggccctgcttcctatcaagCTCCTTTGCTGTGGCTTGGGgaatcagttgaggacagtccaaagccttgggaccgtgcacccacacaggagacccgaaaaaagttcctagctttggatcagctcagttctggctgttgcggccacttggagagtgaatcagcagacagaagatcttttgttctgtctcttctgtctataTATCTAGTTTTTcgataaaaatataagaaataatcttaaaaaaaagagctgcAGTTGAACCCAGCTACACTGGGACATGGGTGGTATTATAACTAGCATCTTGATTACTATACTAAACAGTGTCCCCGAGACCTATGATTTTGATAAAGAGCTTGCACAGTTTTTCTCAGCTTTAGTTGGACATCAAAGGATAAATACCCATTGATGTTCACTTTTCAAAACACATATGTTTCAGAAGTTGAAGTCTTTTCATAAACAGAGCCTAGAAACTTAGAGGTCACTGCTGTTAAATTCCTTGCTGAAATACCTATGTCATCCTTAATTTTAGTTTCtaagttaattttttaagagaCTGTTCAGGTGTCCCTCTTGCTATGAATGTGAGAAATGATGAAGCTTTCTCCTGTCTGGTTTTCTCTTGCCTAGATACACAGTACTGTTTGACAGTTCACCACTTTACCAGCCATGGAAGAAGTACTTCCATCACCAAAAAGTGTGCTTCTAGGAGCGAATGTCACTTTGTGGGATGTCGCCACAACCGAGATTCTGAACATACGGTGAGAATTGTGTGTCTGTGAAATATCTGTCTCAGATTTCATGGCAGTGATGGTAAACTATCCATTCAGGAAGAGACAGGAGGGATAATTCATATGTTGAACATATttatcctgtgaggaaggatttcaTCACAGTGATGAAAAGGAGACCAAGAGGGACTTCTTCACTGAGCTATGATGTCCCTGAAAATAAATGAGAATCCTGACTCCCTGAACTGGACCCTAAACTTGAACTTTGCTTGGAAGCTTGGAAGCACACCACGCATAagagaacagctggaactccagaGCCCAGCTGAGCTGCTGTTTTCATGGATGGCAGTTCCCAAGCACAATTGCACAAAGAAGCTGGAAGGCGGAAAGAGGCAGTGACAGCACTTACTGAGAAAACCTTGTCCCATTGGCCACTTCTACTTACATGAGGACATGAGAGACTGAAAGATTACTCTTAGTCTATTACAGTGAACCACAGATATATGTTTAGATCAATTGATCTGTATAAGATTCTCATTTTATCACTCCAAATAAGGTTTTACTCCTTTATATGTCTAGAATCCTGAAATGTCtagaaattatttgaaagcaTATTTGTTTCACGAGGTTTTGGAATCTGACATAGATGATAAGCATAGAAAATGGTTCTATGGCATCAGCTCTGGCTACACAGCACCTGGGTTATGCTTATGAGAGGTAGTAGGAAGCCATCCAGGCTGGTTGAACCTCAGAATAGGGGTTCTGGAtttcaggagtttttttttttaagttttaaaatgtttaaaagggtGATTTCTAAGTGTCGCTGAGGGGGTGTGAGAATCACTGATAGAAATGCTTGGAGCTGATGTTTTTATCTTACTTGGCCGTCCTGGAAGTCTCTGTGAATGCCTGGGTATTAGACTGAAGAATCGTATGAGGTACACATTGGTCTTATGGTAAGAGATGGTTTCCCCTATACCTTATGTTCTTAGGCCTAAAACCTTTCCATCACTCCGCAGCCATAATTTACAGGCTTTCACTGCTGTAAGCAGGTGTGACCATAGACAATCTTGAGCCATTATCACCTGCTAACAAGCAGCACTGAGAGAATCTCGATGGCTAACCCAAAATGTTCTTAGCTTTCATTTTCCCCTTACAGGTTCATAGATGTTTTGACTCCATCAAATAGTCATATTCAGTTTCCCTTCCTTTTGTTTGCCTCACTTATACTTGGGTTTGACACAGATGAGCCACAGTCAGGATGAGAAGGATCTCAAGATGAGATCTCAAGAAGGAGTCCTCTCCCTTGACCCCTTGTGGGCAGGACAGCGAAGAAGGCAGGCAGGGATCTAGGAGACACTCAGCCCTGGAGAGCCAACTCTTGTTGTCTGTCTGCAGATAGAGCTGACAttccatttctctctgtttcaccccGTCCCTTTTTgccttgttttcttctctctcccctctccactTCTGTCTGTCACAGGAGTGTAGGTCTTGCTGTGAAGGAATGATCTGCAATGTGGAATTACCCACCAACCACACTAATGCAGTCTTTGCTGTGATGCACGCTCAGAGGACCTCCGGCAGCAGTGCCCCAGCGCCCTACCTGCCAGTGCTTGCCTGGGTCTTCGTGCTCCCCTTGCTCTGAGACTGCCCTtccacagagaggcagagacaagccCTCTGAAGCACAAGACCCACATGGTGTGAACAGCGAACTGTGGAGTCAAGGTCAATCCTGCATGCACGTGGTGATGAGGGCACCTGGAACCCaatgcaaaagccaggagtttgccTCATTCATATGCTCTCTCATGAGGCAAGCATGGAGAATGGAGATTGGCTAACCTTCAGCCTTCCTGGTCACAGCCGCTGCCTCTGTCCCGGTTCTGAGGGGAGAACCCTGCCAATGGCTCTGACAGGTTTCAATAGCATgactcctccctgcctgcctaaGCCTGGAGCTGAAAGGACTTCCTGATCTTGTGGACTCATCAAGAAGCTACTGGGTCAGACTCTCTTGTTTCTTCAATTAGGTTGGAGTATCTGTAAAACCTCACCCTTGCTGACAAGAGAGTGCTGACAAAGGCCCCAAGAAGAGGAGCCCTTGCTGCGGAATGAATATGAAATCCAtttgtgatgtgtgtgtgcatgtgaggggAGGGGAATAAAGCTCTTAAAGTGTTGGTGTTCTGGTTCTCCTTGCCGGACATGAGGGTTACTGGTGTTGTGCAGGAGGTCAGGGACGCTGTGGGTGACACAGGCTGGCTTTGTGGATGAGATTCTGTGCCAAAGTAGCttagtatttttcttcttcaggaagACACTTTTGATGGTGCTAAATGGAACCGTAGTAAACTAGAATGATGAAGACATCTCCCTACGTAGGAAGGATAACACATTATCACATGACACAACCTCAGCTACAATAACTTAAAGAGCCAtagtcccccccaaaaaagtgcaAAAGGGTCCTCTGCCCCATGCAGTTTCTGCCCTCTGTGTGAATGTCAGGCCTACCAAGATATACTTCCCAAACACACGCAGCTGTGCTTCATCCcattgtctccttctctttggatTTGGTGTGACACAATCAGAATCCCAAAGGAGCATCATCTCATTGTTTCTAGCATCCTGATGTCCTGCCTTCCCATATGGGCCTTTATGTACTCTACACTTGTGTATATAATAACTTGGTGGAGTGACTTTTTCTTCCCTGATTAAGCATGTACCCTTGGAATGCTGAGTGCTTTACAGAACCCATTCACAATGCTGTTCCTGATCCAGAGACTCGCCTATGACATGGTTTGGCCAACTGTGGCCCACTGGCCAGATCTGTTCCACCATGTGTTCTTATGTATAAAGGTTTGTTAGTCCACAACCCTGTCCATTACTTATATGatgtctgtgtctcctttcaTGCTACAGTGTCAGGATTGCATGGATGTGACCAAGAATGAGTCTGAAAATTTGCTACCTTCTTGTTACAGAAAACATTTGCTCACCCTAAGGTACATGATGTCAAGGTTGCCTAAGGAGGAAGCCACTTTCTTTGCAGGACCTGGAACTGTGATGCCAGTGGTGGTCGTTCAGCCAGGGCAATGGTTTCTCATATCACTTTCATTGTTGTGTCTTGCAGCAGTTTTTcaacttttttgaaaatttgatttatttgaaagggagagtgagtgTTCAGTGATATTccactcccaaatgcccaaaatatcCATGATTGGACCGAGCTAAAGCCAGAAGACAAAGACTctatttggatctcccatgttccTGACAGGGGCCCAGAGATTTGAGCCATgaatacctgctgcctcctataATGTGCTTGAGTAGGAAGCTAGACTCAGAAGTAGAGTGGAGACTAGAACCCAGGCATTTctgtatgaaatgctggcatctcaagcatgtattaaccactgagccaaactCCTACAACCCATGTTTGGTTTGTTGGGTTTATTTGATTCTCTTAGTTATATGCTGATGTCAGGGGCTAcatttgtgtctcttgtcctTGACATGTACTGAGAACATCTCATGTTAAGGCTCTTAAGCTTCCCGTAAAACAGGGAGGGAGTAGACATTATTATTTCCCTGTCTGTGACCCAACCTTAGATTCACCTGGAAGCAGCAGTTGGAAGCCTGATATAGATTCATCCCACCTTTCATTCACTTGATGTATTTGCATTTTCATAGCTTATGGATGTTCCAAATTAATTATATGTAGCTTCACTTGGAATATTTTAATAGTATCTTTGGAGTCTTTTTATTCCCCAGGGTTTCTTTTGACTATATAATTGATGAATTGTTGGGTTAAAAAAACATTAGCAGATagtaatttttttcctgattttgtttCTGCTGTCTAGATTAATGAATTTTCctttgtgaggtgtgtgtgtttgtgtgtttcttaGGGAAACACTCTAATTTTCTCTTGTTCATTCCATATTTCATGTTTGTATACTTCTACTTTTTGCTCACTCCCTGGAGTGTTTTAAAAGGTGgcaatgtgagaaccaggaaccaAAGatattccaaataaaaaaaagaggatgCCCCATTACATTTGAACTTCAGATTTAAACAGCAATTGCATCTCTTTTCCAAGTAAATTATTCACAGACTCACAAATATGGCTCACCCAAAGATATGGTTTCAAATCCTCGAAGTAAATCATCCCATTCTAAGTAAATTTCTAAACAAATTCCCAGGGCATTCTAGAAACAATAATGTAATAGATCTGAGATAATGCCCAACCCTCACCCCCAAAGCTAAATGCTGAAATTAAGATATAGAAAGCTACCAGGGCATTGGTTGGGGGCTGAGTCAGGCATGCTAGCTCTTACCTAACAGGATCCTTCTTTCTGAAACCCAGTCATGACTACATGATAGAAACGTGAATAGGTGATAAAATACACAGCAGAGGTATGCTTTGCAAAGTGAGGTCCCTAGATCAGCAGAGTCAGCATCATTTGGAAGcttattagaaaagcaaatgtGCAAACTGCATCCCAGACCTACTGAAGCAGCAACTCTGAGAATTTCATCTGTGCTCTAACAAGGCCTCCAGGTGCTTCTGATGTACGTACAAGTTCAAGGACCACTGGACCAGAG
Encoded proteins:
- the LYPD6B gene encoding ly6/PLAUR domain-containing protein 6B translates to MLLLCHALVVAVVQVFTLSESGVFAKNINFYNVRPPVDPTPFPNSFKCFTCENAGDNYNCNRWAEDKWCPQNTQYCLTVHHFTSHGRSTSITKKCASRSECHFVGCRHNRDSEHTECRSCCEGMICNVELPTNHTNAVFAVMHAQRTSGSSAPAPYLPVLAWVFVLPLL